GGGATTCCCCTTGTCGTCGACGGCCTTGTCGAGCCAGAACGGCCGGTCGACGGGGACGAAGAGCTTGCTCGACTCCATGTAGTGGGTGCGCTCGATCGCCGTCCAGTGGTCGATCGGGAAGAGCGAGTCGTCACAGGCGATCTTCGACAGGAGCATCCAGGACTGCGCGGTGAAGATCGCCGCCCGGTAGGTGCGGATGTCGCCGTTCGCGTCCGTCACGGTGATCCGGTTGCCGGCGGTGCGGTGCAGCCGGGTCACGGCCGGGCGGGGCTCGCCGCCCTCGTGCAGGCTCGCCAGCGAGGTGCCGTACGCCCAGTGGACGATCTTCTCCGGCTCGCGCTCCCAGAGGCGCAGCGGCAGCTGCTGGGAGCCGCCGACGATACCGCGGTGGTGGTCGTCGGCCTCGGTGTAGACGACGCGCAGGATCTCCAGGATGGAGTTCGGGAAGTCCGTGTCCCAGCCGCCGGTGCCGAAGCCGACCTGGCCGAAGATCTCGCGGTGCCGGAAGGACCTGAAGGCCTCGGAGTCGCAGAGGAAGCCGTAGAAGGTCTGGTTGTCGAGCTTCTCGACGAGCTTCGCCCAGATCTCGCGGATGCGCGGCACGTCCCGCTCGCGCATGGCCTGGTTCATGTCGGAGAAGTCGGCGCCCTCTTCGAGGCACTTGTTCCAGGCGGCGGCGACATCGCGGTAGACCTGCGGCAGGTCCGCGGCCGTCTCGGCGTAGTGCGACTCGCCCTTGAGGTCGACGACCGTCGACGGGGTCGCCTCCGCGAGCGGGTTGGGGAAGGGCTGGGTCTCCAGTCCCACCAGGTCGATGTAGTGCTGGAGCGCCGTGGAGGACGGCGGGAAGCGCATCGCGCCCATCTCGGCGGTGAGGGAGGGGTCGCAGCCGTCGAAGCCGACGGTGCGCAGCCTGCCGCCGATCCGGTCGGCCTCGTAGACGACCGGCTTGAGGCCCATCTTCATCAGCTCGTACGCGGCCACGATGCCGGACAGCCCGCCGCCGATGACGGCGACCTCGGTGCCGTGCTCGGTCGCGGGGATCTGGCCCAGGCCCGCCGGGTGGGCGAGGAAGTCGTCGTACGCGTAAGGGAAGTCCGGGCCGAACATGGTGATCGGCGGCTGCTGCTCGTCTGCGTGCTCGACGGCGTTGGGCACGGTGGACGTCATGGGGTACGGACTCCTTGCGCGTGGTGACTCGGGGAGAGGCTCAGGGGGTGACAGGTTCGGAGCGGGTGCGGGCCGGGTTCAGACCAGGGACCCGTAGAGACCCGGGCGGCGGTCCTTCAGGTACGGGTTCGCCTCGCGGGACGCGGCCAGGGCGACCGGGTCGGCGTCGGCGAACACCAGCTCCTCGCCGCGTCCGGCGCGGGTGCGGGCGACCCCGTCGGGACCGGCCAGCGTGGAGAGGCCGACGAACTCGAACTCGCCCTCCTGGCCGACCCGGTTGACGTACGCCACGTACATCTGGTTCTCGAAGGCGCGCACCGGGATCACCGACTCGGCGACGAACTGGAAGGGATGCATCTGCGCGGTCGGCACGACGAGGAGGTCGGTGCCGGCGAGGGCGTGGGCGCGGACGTTCTCCGGGAACTCGACGTCGTAGCAGATCATGAGGCCGACGGTGAGGCCGTTCAGTTCGGCCTGGACGACCGGCTGCCCGCCCGGCCGGAAGTGGTCGCGCTCGAAGCAGCCGAAGAGGTGGGTCTTGCGGTAGTTCGCGAGCCGGCTGCCGTCGGCGGAGATCAGCTGGGCGGAGTTGTGGACCGTCTCGCCGTGGCGCTCCGGGTAGCCGTACGCGATCGCGAGGCCGTGCCGGCCGGCGATCTCGGCGACGGCGTCCGCGGACTCCCCGTCGGCGGGCTCGGCGAGGCGGGCGATGTCGTCGCCGATCGCGTAGCCGGTGAGGAACATCTCCGGCGCGACGAGCAGCCCGGCGCCCGCGGCGGCGGCCCGGTCCGCGGCCTCGTCGAGGACCTTCAGGTTCTCGACGACGGAGCCGGGGCGGCCGGAGCTCTGGAGCAGGGCGGTGCGCATGCGTGATCCTCACCGGGCGAAAGGGTGGTTGTGTGGGCCATCTAGACGGTACGGGCGCCCACCCGGGCCGGACAAGAAGGAGCCGTTGCGCGCCGGTGAGCGGATCGTTGCGTGCGCGGACCGCCGGGCGGCGATTCGTTGCGCCCCCTCACTCGCCGCCCCTCGCTCACCCTCCCCACTCACTCACTCCTCCCCCGGGCCACCGTCGACATGATCAACGCCGTCATCAGGTACGGCACCGCGCACAGGGCGAAGACGACGCCGTGCGGGAACGTCGAGCCGAGGGCGCCGTACGCGCCGTACACCGCGATGGTCACCACCTCCGTGCCGAGGCTCGCGACCGAGGTGAGGGTGGCGCGGCCGGTTCCCTCGATGCGCTTCTGGAGCCGGACGTCGGCCAGGACGGTCGCCGACTGGAAGCCGCCGAAGGCCAGGGCGACGAGGGTGACGCCGGCCGGGGTGCCGCTGATCCCTCCGGCGGCGAGGGCGAGCGCGGAGAGGGTGAGCAGCGCGGCGAATCCCCTGCGGCCCAGGCGCTCGGCCGGTCCGGCGAGCAGGCTTCCGGCGGTGACACCGGCCCAGATCAGCACCAGCAGGTGGGAGACGTTCGCCTCCGGTACGCCCGTCTCCCTGACCAGCAGGGGCGTGTACTCGTCGAGGGCGCCCCACACCGCCGTCACGGCCGGGACGAGCAGCAGGGCGCCGCGTACGGAGCGGTCGCGCCGGGCGTCGGCCAGTCCGGCCCGCAAGGTCGCGCCCCAGCTGTCGCCGTCGTCCGGCGGCCGCCGGTGCTCGGAGAAACGGGTCGCCGTCGCGGCGCAGAGCAGACACGCCAGTACGCTGGCCGCACCGACGGCCGGGTATCCGCCGACCGCGAAGACCGGCCCGGCCAGGCCCATCGCCGCCATCACGGCCACCTGGCCCACCGCGTGCGCGCGGCCCATGAGCCGGGCGTACCGGTCCGCGGCGCCGGCCCGGTCCAGCTCCTCGTAGACCAGTGCCTCCAGCGCGCCGGAGCCCAGCGCGCCGCGCGCGCCCCACAGGACGAAGCCGGCCGCGAAGGCCCAGTACGACGGGAACAGCACCCAGAGTGCGAAGCCGGCCGCGCCCAGCAGCGGGCCGATCCACAGCAGCAGCCGTCGGGAGACGGCGTCCGCCCAGGCGCCCGAGGGCACCTCCAGCAGGACGCCGGTCAGCGACCACAGGACGAACAGGGAGGAGATCTGCCCGACGGACAGGCCGCTGTCCGCGAACAGCAGCGCGTACACGGGGTAGAGCAGCACGAACTCGTCGAGGAACGCGTACGCGTACAGCGTGGCGGTCAGTCGACGGACGTCGGAGCCGGTCGTGGATCAATGTCGCCAGGTCATGACACCGATGGTAGACAGTTCACGCCCCGCCGCCCATCGGTTTCCCGGTGATCGCGAAAGTGGTGATCACCGCGGCGTGGTCGGAGGGCCAGTCGTTGTCCTCGACGTCCGGCCACGGCCGGGGGCTGCCGGTGACGTGGGTCCGGGAGTCGAGCACCCTGAGGCCCCGGTGGAGCACGAAGTCGATCCGGTCCTGCGGTTCCGGGCGGCCGCTGCCGTCCTCGTGCTCGGCGTGGACCGGGGACCAGGTGTGCCCAGGCTCCCGTACGGGGTCGGGGTGCGCCTCGCGGTAGGAGTCGGCGAAGCCCGCCTCCTCGGCGACCCTCGTCACCGGCCACCCGACCTCCGGCCGGTCCAGGTGGGAGGGGCTGTTGAAGTCACCGACGAGGACGACGGGCACGCCGGGGCCCGCTCCGATCCGGCGCAGGGCGTCCCGCAGCCGCGCGAGCCGCGCCCCCTCGTGGGCGATCAGCGTGTCCGCGTCGAGCCCGTCGAAGGCGGACTCGTAGGGCCCGTACGGCGCGCAGTCCAGGTGGGCCGTCCACACGTCGACCTCGTCGGCGCCGACCGCGATCCGGACGCCCGCCGCGCCGTAGAAGCCCACGTCGGGGTCGCCGAGGACGGCCGTGATCGGGTGGCGGCTGATGATCCCGAGGTTCTCCCCGGCCCGGTGGTGATACCAGCCGAGGGCTTCGGCGAGCTCCTCGGCGGCGGTGCCGTACGTCTCCTGGAGGCCGACCACGTCCACGTCGGTCTCGGTGAGGATCTTGAGCTGCTTGGCCCGGTGGTCGCGGACCTTCGTGCCGCCGTACCAGAGGTTCCAGCTCATGACGCGCAGCCGGTGCGGCAGCAGCGAGCGCAGCCGCTCGGGGGTGACGCCCTCCAGGCCGGGCACGACGGTCCGGCCGGGCGCCGTCCCGATCGGCGCGAGCGACGGCACCGCCAGCACCGTGCACCCGGCCGCCTCGGCGGAGGTCACACCGGTCTCGGTGTCCTCGACGGCCACACAGGCCGCCGGGTCGACGCCGAGGGCATGGCAGGCGGCGAGGTAGGGATCGGGGGCGGGCTTGGTGTGCTCGGTGTCGTCGGCGGTGACGGTGACGGCGAAGCGGCTCGCGCCGAGCGCGTCCAGCACCGTGTCGGCGACCGCCCGCGGCGACGCGGTCACCAGTGCCGTCGGTACGCCCTCCCGGGCCAGGGCGTCGAGCAGGGCGAGCGCGCCGGGGCGGGGCACGATGTCGGCGCGGACGCGCTCCGCGAACTCCCGGTGGAGCGCCTCGGCGAGCCCCGGCGCCGGCCGGCCCGTGGTGACGGCCAGCCAGTGGGCGGTGTGCTCGACGGGACGGCCGAGCACCTCTGGCCGGTCCGTCTCGGTCAGGGCCCGGCCGGCCACCTGTTCCACCGCCTCCCACCACAGCCGCTCGGTGTCGACGAGCGTGCCGTCCATGTCGAACAGGACGGCCTGGAGGGGGAGTTGCGTCACGGTTGCCTCTTTCGGTGGGGGGATCAGGAAGTACGTTCGGCCACGAGCACCGGGCGTTCGGGCAGCGACACGCCCACCGCGGCGCCCGCGGTGAGCTCGGCGGCCTCGTGGGCGGACAGGTCGGCCTTGACCTCGGTGCCGTCGGCGAGCCGGACGGTGACCCGGACGGCCGCGCCCAGGAAGGAGGTGGCGACCACGCGCGCGTCCCCGTCGTCCTCGGCCCGCACCCGCACCGCCTCGGGCCGCACCAGCACGTCCACCTCGGTCACGGCCGGGATCCTGCCGTCGACGGGCAGCCGACGCCCGAGCACTTCGACGGTCTCACCGTCGAGGTGTCCCGGGATCCGGCTCGTCGTGCCCACGAACTCGGCGACGAAGGCCGTGGCGGGCCGGCCGTACAACTCGGCCGGGGCGGCGCACTGTTCGAGCCGTCCGGCCTGCATCACGGCGACCCGGTCCGCCATGGACAGGGCCTCCTCCTGGTCGTGGGTGACGAACAGGGTGGTGATGCCGAGCTCCTGCTGGAGCCGCCGGATCTCCTCGCGCAGGGTCAGCCGCACCTTGGCGTCGAGCGCGGAGAGCGGCTCGTCCAGGAGCAGGACGCGCGGGCGCAGGGCGAGGGCGCGGGCCAGGGCGACGCGCTGCTGCTGGCCGCCGGAGAGCTGGTGCGGGAACCGGGCGCCCTTGTCGGCGAGGCCCACCAGCTCCAGCAACTCGGCGGCCCGGGAGCGCCGTTCGGCGGTGCGCACCTTGCGCATCCGCAGCCCGAAGGCCACGTTGTCGAGCGCGTCGAGGTGCGGGAAGAGGCTGTACGACTGGAAGACCATCCCGGCGTCCCGGCGGTGGGCCGGGACCCGGGTGACGTCCTCGCCGTCGACCAGCACCTCGCCGGAGTCGGGGTGTTCGAACCCGGCGAGCATCCGCAGGGCGGTGGTCTTGCCGCAGCCGGAGGGGCCGAGCAGGGCGAGGAGTTCACCCGGCCGGACGGTGAGGTCGAGGCCGTCGAGGGCGACGGTCGACCCGAACTCCCGGCGCAGGCCGCGGAATTCGACGGTCGCCGCGCTGGTCGTCTCCGTCGTATTCGTCGTCTTCGTCGCTGTCTTGTCGAGCACGGTCATGGTTCATCCCCGGGAAGTAGGACGGGTGCGCCCGCCGAAACCGGCGAGGACGAGGAGCAGCACCCAGGTCACGAGCAGGCTGAGCACGGACACGGCGACGGACAGCTGGGCCTGCGAGCCGCTGACGTTCACGATCCAGACGGCGAAGGGCTGGAAGCCGAGCAGCTGCGCCACGGTGAACTCGCCGAGCACCAGGGCCAGGGTGAGGAAGGAGGCGTTGAGCAGCGCGCCGCGCAGGTTGGGCAGGACGGCCTGGATCAGCGCCTGCGGCCAGCCGGCCCCGCAGCTGCGGGCGGCCTCGACGAGGGTGCCCACATCGATGGAGCGCAGCCCCGCGTCCAGGGCCCGGTACACGAACGGCAGCGCCATCACGACGTACGCCAGGACGAGCACGACGGGGAAGTCGGGGTTCTGGATCGCCACGAACGTCTGGAACAACGGGGTGCGCGAAAGATGCTCGGGTCCCCACTTCAGCACCGTCCCGATGCCGGCGACGAACGCGATCGGCGGCACGACCAGCGGCAGCGAGCACACCACCTCGACGACCGGGCGCAGCCGGGGCGCGCCCAGCCGCAGCGCCACCATGGCGGGCACCATCAGCAGCAGGACGACGACGATGGTGGCGACGGCCAGCTCCAGCGAGAGCCGGAGACTGGATCCGAAGCCGTCGGTGGAGAAGATCCGGGTGTAGGCGTCGAAGGTGACGCCCTGTCCGGGCACGTCGACGGTGAAGACGACCGACGCGGCCAGCGGAACCAGGAAGTACAGTCCGGCGAGGCCGAGGACTCCCCACCGCCACAGGTTCAGGCGAGCCATCGCGCGCTCCGTCGTTGAAGGGGCAGATACACCGCCATGACCAGGCCCGCGACCAGGACCATGTCGAGGCTGAGGGCGAGCGCCACGTTCTCCTGGCCGACGAGCACGTTGCCGGAGATGGCGTCGGCGATCTGGAGGGTGACCAGCGGGATGGAGCTGCCCACCATGGCGGCGGCGGTGGCGTACGCGGCGAAGGCGCTGCCGAAGAGCAGCACCAGGCCGCCGAGCAGCGAGGGCAGCAGGACGGGCAGGGCGACGTGCCGCCAGTACTGCGCGGGGGTCGCGCCGTTGTTCTGCGCCGCCTCGCGCCACTGGGAGCGCAGCCCCTCCAGGGCGGGGGTGATGGTGAGCACCATCAGCGGGATCAGGAAGTACAGGTAGACGATCACCAGTCCCCAGAAGCTGTACAGGTCCCAGCCCTGGTCGGTGAGGCCGAAGTGCCGGGTCAGCACACCGGCGTTGCCGAGCGTGGCGACGAAGGCGAACGCCAGCGGGACGCCGCCGAAGTTGGCCAGTACCCCGGACGCGGTGAGCACCGCGTCGCGCAGCGCGCGGAAACGGGAGGTCACGACGGCCTGGGCCAGCGGCAGCCCGAGCAGCGCCCCCAGCCCCGCCGACACCGCGGACAGCTTCACGCTGCCGAGCAGGGCCGTCAGATACGCGCCCCGCAGGGAGGCCGTCAGGTTGTCGGCCGTGTACGAGGTGGCGCCCGTGGCCGGGTCCTTGGCGGTGAACGCGCCGTCGAGCATGGCCATGGCGGGCAGCCCGAAGGCGAGCGCGGTGAAGGCGAGCAGCGGGACGACGGCGAGCCACCCGAGGGCACGGCGCCGCCGCTTCACCGGAGCGGCGGCCGCCGTGTCGACCCGTACGGCGGTGGAGGTCATCCGGAGACGGCCTTGGCCCAGCCCTGCCCGAGGACCGTCTTGGCCTTGCTCTGCTGGTCCTCGGTCGGGAAGGAGGGCGTTCCGGAGACCTCGGGCAGCTTGGCCGCGGCCGTCCTGTCGAGGGTGCCGGCCTTCTCCATGGCGGTCATCAGGGCCGGCCGGGCGTACCCCTTGAGCCACAGGTTCTGGCCCTCGGCGCTGTAGAGGTACTCCTGCCACAGCCGGGCGACCGCCGGGTGCGGGGCGTCCTTGTTGATCGCCTGGGAGTAGTACTGGGAGAACTGGCCGTCGCTGGGCACCGACACCTTCCAGTCGACGCCCTTGGACCTGAACTCGTCGGCGTATCCGGCGTTGAGGTAGTCCCAGTCGATGCTGATGGGCGTCTCGCCCTTCTCGACGGTGGCCGGGGTCGACTCGACGGGCGTGTAGTTGCCGTTCTTCTTCAGCTCGGCGAAGAAGTCGAGGCCGGGCTGGATGTCGTCGAAGGAGCCGCCGCTCGCGAGGGAGGCCGCGTAGACACCGCCGAACGCGGAGCCGGACTTGGTGGGGTTGCCGTTGAGGGCGACCTGGCCCTTGTACCGAGGCTTGAGCAGATCCGCGAAGGTGGTCGGGCAGGTCTTGACGCGCTTGGCGTCGCAGCCGATGGAGATGTAGCCGCCGTAGTCGTTGTACCAGCGGGCCTGCGCGTCCTTCTGCCCCTCGGGCAGATCGGCGAACGACGCCACCTTGTACGGCGCGAGCAGCCCCTGCTGGGCGGCGCTCAGCGCGAAGGAGCTGCCGAGGTCGAGGACGTCCGGCGCGCGGTCCTGGCCTTTCCTGGAGGTGACGGCGTTGATCTCGTCCTGGCTGGAGCCGTCGGGGTTCTCCACCGCGACCTTGATGCCGTACTTCTTCTGGAAACCGTCGATGAGGGCGCCGTAGTTGGCCCAGTCACGTGGCAGCGCGATGGCGTTCAGCGTGCCCTCCTTCTTCGCCGCCTTCACCAGGGCGTCGAGGCCGCCGAAGTCCGCGGCGGAGGCGGCGGTGGCGGCGTTCTTGCCGTCGGCGGTGGTGGAGGTGCTGGTGTCGGGGGCGGCGCCACAGGCGCTCAGGGCGAGTACGGCGACGGCGGCGAGGGCACCGCCACGGGCGGCTGTTCTCGGCAGGGGCACGGTCACGGCTTCTCCAGGGGACGCGCGAGAATGCAGGAGATTGAGGAGAACTTGTCTGAACAAGTTGGCCTCAGTACGCACGCCGCTGGTGTCCCCTTCGTAAACACTGGCGAAACCCTGAGCCCCGATTTCACGCACAGTTGCGGTGGAAGCCGAGCAGCGCCGCAGGTCGACTAGGCTGGTCAGGCTGTGTACAGCAGTCGACGCAGAGGGGAAGCATGGCCGCGCGACACGAGGAGATCGCCGACGCACTGCGCCGGGCGATCGACCGCGAGGAGTACGCGGTCGGCGCGCGGCTGCCCGCCGAGACCGACCTCGCCACCCGGTACGGCGTCTCGCGCGGCACGGTCCGCCAGGCCGTCGCGGCGCTGACCGCCGAGGGGCTCATCGGCTCCCGCCAGGGCGCCCGCCGCGTGGTTCTGGCCAGCCGCCGCAGCCAGAGCTTCGCCGAGCTGCGCAGTTTCGCCCAGTGGGCGCGCGCGATGGGCCGCGAGGCGACCGGCCGGGTCGTCTCCCAGGAGTACCGACCGGCCGCCGCCGAGGACGCCGTACGCCTCCAACTCCGCGACGGGACACCCGTGTTGCACGTGCTGCGGCTGCGCGGTCTGGACGGCGAGCCGGTGCTCCTGGAGCGGACCGTGTACGCGGACTGGATCTCCCCGGCCGTCGAGTCCATCGAGCCGGACTGCCCCTCGGTGACCCAGCGTCTCCTCGACGACACCGGCCTGGTCTTCGCCTACGGCGAGCATGTCATCGACGCGGTGGCGGCGGGCGCCCAGGACGCCGAGCTGCTCGCCGTCCGCCGCACGAGCCCCCTGCTGCGCGTCCGCCGGGTCACCACGACCCGCGAGGGCCGCCCGGTGGAGTGGTCGGACGACCGCTACCGCTCGGACGCGGTCAGCTTCAGCGTGCACAACTCGATCGGGAACAACGCGCTGGCCCGCAAGACGGCCGAGTAGGCCGGGCAGTCCGGCGCAGGCCGGCTCGGGCCGGCGGTTCCGCTCAGGTCGGCGAGCCCGCGGAGAAGCGGCGCAACAGCGGCGACAGGACCAGCACGGACTTCGTCCGTTCCACGAACGGCTCCCCCGCGATGCGCTCAAGCACCCGCTCGAAGTGGCGCATGTCGGCGGCGAAGACCTGGGCGAC
The sequence above is a segment of the Streptomyces asoensis genome. Coding sequences within it:
- a CDS encoding flavin monoamine oxidase family protein → MTSTVPNAVEHADEQQPPITMFGPDFPYAYDDFLAHPAGLGQIPATEHGTEVAVIGGGLSGIVAAYELMKMGLKPVVYEADRIGGRLRTVGFDGCDPSLTAEMGAMRFPPSSTALQHYIDLVGLETQPFPNPLAEATPSTVVDLKGESHYAETAADLPQVYRDVAAAWNKCLEEGADFSDMNQAMRERDVPRIREIWAKLVEKLDNQTFYGFLCDSEAFRSFRHREIFGQVGFGTGGWDTDFPNSILEILRVVYTEADDHHRGIVGGSQQLPLRLWEREPEKIVHWAYGTSLASLHEGGEPRPAVTRLHRTAGNRITVTDANGDIRTYRAAIFTAQSWMLLSKIACDDSLFPIDHWTAIERTHYMESSKLFVPVDRPFWLDKAVDDKGNPTGRDVMSMTLTDRMTRGTYLLDEGPDKPAVICLSYTWCDDSLKWLPLSANERMEVMLKSLGEIYPNVDIRKHIIGNPVTVSWENEPYFMGAFKANLPGHYRYQRRLFTHFMQDRLPEDKRGVFLAGDDISWTAGWAEGAVQTALNAVWGVMHHLGGTTDATNPGPGDVYDEIAPVELPED
- a CDS encoding carbon-nitrogen hydrolase family protein produces the protein MRTALLQSSGRPGSVVENLKVLDEAADRAAAAGAGLLVAPEMFLTGYAIGDDIARLAEPADGESADAVAEIAGRHGLAIAYGYPERHGETVHNSAQLISADGSRLANYRKTHLFGCFERDHFRPGGQPVVQAELNGLTVGLMICYDVEFPENVRAHALAGTDLLVVPTAQMHPFQFVAESVIPVRAFENQMYVAYVNRVGQEGEFEFVGLSTLAGPDGVARTRAGRGEELVFADADPVALAASREANPYLKDRRPGLYGSLV
- a CDS encoding MFS transporter, encoding MTATLYAYAFLDEFVLLYPVYALLFADSGLSVGQISSLFVLWSLTGVLLEVPSGAWADAVSRRLLLWIGPLLGAAGFALWVLFPSYWAFAAGFVLWGARGALGSGALEALVYEELDRAGAADRYARLMGRAHAVGQVAVMAAMGLAGPVFAVGGYPAVGAASVLACLLCAATATRFSEHRRPPDDGDSWGATLRAGLADARRDRSVRGALLLVPAVTAVWGALDEYTPLLVRETGVPEANVSHLLVLIWAGVTAGSLLAGPAERLGRRGFAALLTLSALALAAGGISGTPAGVTLVALAFGGFQSATVLADVRLQKRIEGTGRATLTSVASLGTEVVTIAVYGAYGALGSTFPHGVVFALCAVPYLMTALIMSTVARGRSE
- a CDS encoding HAD-IA family hydrolase; this translates as MTQLPLQAVLFDMDGTLVDTERLWWEAVEQVAGRALTETDRPEVLGRPVEHTAHWLAVTTGRPAPGLAEALHREFAERVRADIVPRPGALALLDALAREGVPTALVTASPRAVADTVLDALGASRFAVTVTADDTEHTKPAPDPYLAACHALGVDPAACVAVEDTETGVTSAEAAGCTVLAVPSLAPIGTAPGRTVVPGLEGVTPERLRSLLPHRLRVMSWNLWYGGTKVRDHRAKQLKILTETDVDVVGLQETYGTAAEELAEALGWYHHRAGENLGIISRHPITAVLGDPDVGFYGAAGVRIAVGADEVDVWTAHLDCAPYGPYESAFDGLDADTLIAHEGARLARLRDALRRIGAGPGVPVVLVGDFNSPSHLDRPEVGWPVTRVAEEAGFADSYREAHPDPVREPGHTWSPVHAEHEDGSGRPEPQDRIDFVLHRGLRVLDSRTHVTGSPRPWPDVEDNDWPSDHAAVITTFAITGKPMGGGA
- a CDS encoding ABC transporter ATP-binding protein, producing MTVLDKTATKTTNTTETTSAATVEFRGLRREFGSTVALDGLDLTVRPGELLALLGPSGCGKTTALRMLAGFEHPDSGEVLVDGEDVTRVPAHRRDAGMVFQSYSLFPHLDALDNVAFGLRMRKVRTAERRSRAAELLELVGLADKGARFPHQLSGGQQQRVALARALALRPRVLLLDEPLSALDAKVRLTLREEIRRLQQELGITTLFVTHDQEEALSMADRVAVMQAGRLEQCAAPAELYGRPATAFVAEFVGTTSRIPGHLDGETVEVLGRRLPVDGRIPAVTEVDVLVRPEAVRVRAEDDGDARVVATSFLGAAVRVTVRLADGTEVKADLSAHEAAELTAGAAVGVSLPERPVLVAERTS
- a CDS encoding ABC transporter permease, translating into MARLNLWRWGVLGLAGLYFLVPLAASVVFTVDVPGQGVTFDAYTRIFSTDGFGSSLRLSLELAVATIVVVLLLMVPAMVALRLGAPRLRPVVEVVCSLPLVVPPIAFVAGIGTVLKWGPEHLSRTPLFQTFVAIQNPDFPVVLVLAYVVMALPFVYRALDAGLRSIDVGTLVEAARSCGAGWPQALIQAVLPNLRGALLNASFLTLALVLGEFTVAQLLGFQPFAVWIVNVSGSQAQLSVAVSVLSLLVTWVLLLVLAGFGGRTRPTSRG
- a CDS encoding ABC transporter permease, producing the protein MTSTAVRVDTAAAAPVKRRRRALGWLAVVPLLAFTALAFGLPAMAMLDGAFTAKDPATGATSYTADNLTASLRGAYLTALLGSVKLSAVSAGLGALLGLPLAQAVVTSRFRALRDAVLTASGVLANFGGVPLAFAFVATLGNAGVLTRHFGLTDQGWDLYSFWGLVIVYLYFLIPLMVLTITPALEGLRSQWREAAQNNGATPAQYWRHVALPVLLPSLLGGLVLLFGSAFAAYATAAAMVGSSIPLVTLQIADAISGNVLVGQENVALALSLDMVLVAGLVMAVYLPLQRRSARWLA
- a CDS encoding ABC transporter substrate-binding protein encodes the protein MTVPLPRTAARGGALAAVAVLALSACGAAPDTSTSTTADGKNAATAASAADFGGLDALVKAAKKEGTLNAIALPRDWANYGALIDGFQKKYGIKVAVENPDGSSQDEINAVTSRKGQDRAPDVLDLGSSFALSAAQQGLLAPYKVASFADLPEGQKDAQARWYNDYGGYISIGCDAKRVKTCPTTFADLLKPRYKGQVALNGNPTKSGSAFGGVYAASLASGGSFDDIQPGLDFFAELKKNGNYTPVESTPATVEKGETPISIDWDYLNAGYADEFRSKGVDWKVSVPSDGQFSQYYSQAINKDAPHPAVARLWQEYLYSAEGQNLWLKGYARPALMTAMEKAGTLDRTAAAKLPEVSGTPSFPTEDQQSKAKTVLGQGWAKAVSG
- a CDS encoding GntR family transcriptional regulator; translation: MAARHEEIADALRRAIDREEYAVGARLPAETDLATRYGVSRGTVRQAVAALTAEGLIGSRQGARRVVLASRRSQSFAELRSFAQWARAMGREATGRVVSQEYRPAAAEDAVRLQLRDGTPVLHVLRLRGLDGEPVLLERTVYADWISPAVESIEPDCPSVTQRLLDDTGLVFAYGEHVIDAVAAGAQDAELLAVRRTSPLLRVRRVTTTREGRPVEWSDDRYRSDAVSFSVHNSIGNNALARKTAE